The Thalassolituus oleivorans MIL-1 genome includes the window CCGTCGGCAACAATATCGAACGACTGTACTAAAGGTACACCCGCTTTCACCATGGTGGCCATTTGGCGTGTGAAAAAGGTGATGTCGGCAGGTTTGATACGTTTCTTTGTTACTCCGCCGCCTAAACCAAATAAAGGTTGGGATAGGCGTTTAATTTTTTTCGGTTCAACACCTTGCTTGCGCAGCTGTGCTTTTACCATTGCTGGGTTTTGACCGCTCAGCTCACCCTTGACGGTTTGTCCGCGGCGATTCGTGCCTTCCCATTGGAAAGTCGTTGTTTTTATTGGTTTAGCCATAGGATTCTGTCTTCCATCATTCAGGGCTTAATAGTGACAGAGCGTCAGTCGGTTGTCACACGGTTTGCTTCTTCTAGGCTAGTGACGCCTTGAGCGACTTTCTTAAGCGCCGAAGTACGCAAATCGGCAAATCCTTCTTTTCGAGCAGCATCCGAAATTTCAATGGAGTTACCACCTTCCATGATGATGCGGGAGATCGAATCGGTAACGCGAACGACTTCATATATACCGACGCGGCCTTTGTAGCCATGGTTGCAGTGCTCACAACCCACTGGTTTAAATATTTCGGCGTCTGCAAGTAATTCATCGGTAAAGCCCACTTCTTTCAGTGTGTGCTCTGGGATTTCTGCGGGGACTTTACAGTGCACGCATAGGCGGCGAGCTAAGCGCTGAGCAATAATTAAACTGACTGAAGTGGCAATATTAAACGACGGAACCCCCATATTGGCCAAACGTGTCAGTGTTTCGGCTGCACTATTGGTGTGTAGAGTAGACAGCACTAAGTGACCTGTTTGTGCGGCTTTAATCGCAATTTGAGCAGTTTCCAAATCGCGAATCTCACCCACCATGACCACATCAGGATCTTGGCGTAAGAAGGATCGCAGCGCGGCAGCAAAGTCGAGACCGACACGAGCATTCACGTTAACTTGGTTGATACCTTCCAAGTTAATTTCAACGGGATCTTCTGCCGTGGAAATATTGGTGCCTTCCACGTTTAAAATATTCAGGCCTGTATAGAGCGAAACCGTCTTGCCAGAACCGGTAGGTCCGGTCACTAAGATCATACCTTGTGGTTTCGCCAAGGCACTTAAGTACAAATCTTTTTGCTCTGGCTCATAGCCTAAAGCATCAATCCCTAGTTTAGCTGAAGACGGATCAAGGATACGTAGTACGATTTTTTCGCCCCATAACGTGGGTAAAGTATTGACGCGGAAGTCGATGGCTTTCGTTTTTGAAAGCTTCATCTTGATACGACCATCTTGAGGAAGACGACGCTCAGAAATATCCATTTGCGACATAACTTTTAGGCGTGCCGCAATTTTACCAGCCAAATTCACTGGAGGGCTGGAGACCTCTAATAGAATACCATCGGTACGATACCGTACACGGTAGCGTTTTTCGTAGGGCTCAAAGTGAACATCGGATGCTCCGGATTTAATTGCGTCTAATAAAATTTTATTTACAAAGCGAACGATAGGAGCGTCATCGCCTCCGGCGTTGCTATTTTGTTCATCCTCTTTGTCTCGGGCGTTCGGGTCATCTAAATCAATGTCGTCGAGCGCGCTATCGAGATCGCCCAAGGTATTGTCGTTGGCGGATAGAAAACGATCAACGGCAACGCTGAGTTTATCTTCTTCAACGAGTATCGCTTCTACCGTCATGCCAGTATTGAACTTGATTTCGTCGATAGCGATCATTTGCGATGGATCGCTTTGCGCTACAAATAATCGGTTACCGCGAACAAATAGTGGTAGCACACGGTGCTTGTCGATGAGTTCCGAGCTGACCAGTTCTTTTGGCATCAATTCGCCGTCAAATGCTGCTAGGTCTAATAGCGGTAAGCCGAATTCTTCGGACGCTAACACCGCAAGCTCTTTCGCTTTTACTAACTTTTTGGCAACGGCCAGTGTGACAAAACTTTGTTTTTCTTTTTTACAACTGGCGAGTATTTCTTCGGCTTGCGCTTGGTTGAGAAGTTGTTGCTCAACGAGACGACGAGGGAGGCCGGTCAATAACGCCATGTAAAACACTCCATACGGGGCTAAGTTCGGTTATAAAAATTAGGTTTTATAGCAGTCTGCTGATAATACAGACTAGAGCATGATTGTACTCAAAAATTATCGGCAAGGGGTGAGACCTAACCGACAATTCTGGCCTCTATTTCAAATCGTGCTGTAAATAGAGTCAAATCATAGGCAAAAAATAACCCCGCATCTTTACAGAGGCGGGGTTATTTGGTCTTCCTAACCTAAGCGATATTAGCCGCCGATTTTAGGAATGTATTTCGCTGGAACTGTACTTGCGGCGTCCACGGCAAAGAATACCGCTCCATTTGCATTTGCAGTCACGTTGACTATCAATGTCTTGTTAGATAGTTCTACGTTATCTGCTGGGCCGGCACCGGTGCATTCTGTCGCAGGTTTCTCCGCAGTGGTGTATGTGGTCGCTGTAATAACACCTGCTGTTGCCGATGTATAAGCGTATGTAACATCTTTAACTAGACCCAAACAGTTGTTTACTTCACCTGTTTGCCATTGTACCAGTTGAGTAGCTGCTGTAGGTAAGGCCAGTTCACTTGCTGCATATTCTGCTAGTGCAAGTTGGAGTGGACGAACGCCACCAACTAACTCTGGTGAGGTCTTAGCACGAGTTGTGTACGTTTTATACTGCGGAATCGCAACAGAAGCCAAAATACCGATAATCGCGATCACGATCATCAATTCAATCAGGGTAAAACCTTTTTGTAATTTCATAGGAAACTCTCCACTCTCATTTGAGATTTTTTATTGATTGATCGGCCGTTCTGTTTGATCGCCGGGAGGGCTTTCGGTTCGTCTGGCTAATCAGGTCATTCTTTAATGACTGTGCGAAGAGTGTGCCAAGCTTAAAGGCACGCTGCAAGCCCTGTTTGCGGGCATGCATCACATTTTTATAGGGGGTTTTTAATTCTTTTGGCAACTCTGATCATTGCTTGGGCACATGCTGACAAAATTGGTCAGATTATATACAGAATGCGTTATTCCGCTGGGTTTTTAACCAATCAACCTCATCGACAAATCTACGGCCTTACAATCTTTAGTCAGTGCACCAATGGAAATAAAATCCACACCGGTTTCGGCATAGCTACGCAATGTCGTGGTGTTAATTCCACCAGACGCTTCGAGTTTTACGCGGCCTTGGGTTTTGTTACGGGTATGCTCAACCGCTTCTCGCATGGTATCGGTATTGAAGTTGTCGAGCATGATGATATCAGCACCAGCATCAATGGCTTGATCAAGCTGTTGCATGGTTTCCACTTCGACTTCCACCGGTTTGCCTGGCGCTATTTGGTGTGCTTGGGCAACGGCATTATTAATGCCGCCAGCGGCCATGATGTGGTTTTCTTTGATGAGGAAGGCATCGTACAAACCAACCCGGTGGTTATAACAGCCGCCAACGGTCACTGCGTATTTTTGCGCAATGCGCAAACCCGGTAGGGTTTTACGTGTATCCAACAAGCGCACGCCGGTACCTTCTACGAGTGAAGCATAGTGACGGCAAAGGGTCGCCGTGCCCGATAGGCTTTGTAAAAAATTGAGGGCGCAACGTTCACCCGTTAGCAGCGAGCGGGCAGAACCTTTGAGTTCAAATAGCACTTGGTTGGGGCGTACCCATTGGCCATCGCTGACACGCCAGATAACGCTTACCGCAGGGTCAACCTGACGAAATACCTCATTAACCCAAGCTTGCCCTGCAACGACCGCGCGCTCTCGCGAGATGATACGTGCATGTGCCATATTTTCTGCGGGAATTAATTGCGCGGTGATATCGCCACTGCCTACATCTTCTTCGATGGCGCGGGTAACCGAGGTGCGAATATCTTGGGTGTGTTGGCTTAGATCCATGAATATCTCGTCAGGCGAAAAGGTGTTCATTCAACAATGGGCGGGTGTTGCTTGCCGGTAGGCTGCTGATTCTACCCTTGCGGGCTGAAAACCTAAAGCTGGTGAGGGAAATTGCTAAAGAAGTGAGCCTAGCGTTAGAAAGATGGTGCTCTTCTGACGCTAGGCCTGTTGTATTTACTTTTGTTTAGCCAAGAAGGCTTTGGTTAATTTGAATACCACTGGGCTTAGCAACAAGAGCGCAATTAAGTTAGGAATCGCCATCAGGGCGTTTAAGGTATCAGCTAACAGCCATGCATTATTAAGATCTTGGGTGGCGCCAATGGGAATCGCCAGTACCCAAATAATACGAAATACTGGAATCGACTTTGGGCCAAACAAGTATTCGGTGCATTTTTCGCCGTAGAAAGACCAACCGATAATCGTCGTGAAGGCAAAGACGGCCAATCCAATTCCCACTATATATTGGCCAACCACGGGTAGTCCTGCACTGAAGGCGGCG containing:
- the nadC gene encoding carboxylating nicotinate-nucleotide diphosphorylase, which encodes MDLSQHTQDIRTSVTRAIEEDVGSGDITAQLIPAENMAHARIISRERAVVAGQAWVNEVFRQVDPAVSVIWRVSDGQWVRPNQVLFELKGSARSLLTGERCALNFLQSLSGTATLCRHYASLVEGTGVRLLDTRKTLPGLRIAQKYAVTVGGCYNHRVGLYDAFLIKENHIMAAGGINNAVAQAHQIAPGKPVEVEVETMQQLDQAIDAGADIIMLDNFNTDTMREAVEHTRNKTQGRVKLEASGGINTTTLRSYAETGVDFISIGALTKDCKAVDLSMRLIG
- the pilB gene encoding type IV-A pilus assembly ATPase PilB translates to MALLTGLPRRLVEQQLLNQAQAEEILASCKKEKQSFVTLAVAKKLVKAKELAVLASEEFGLPLLDLAAFDGELMPKELVSSELIDKHRVLPLFVRGNRLFVAQSDPSQMIAIDEIKFNTGMTVEAILVEEDKLSVAVDRFLSANDNTLGDLDSALDDIDLDDPNARDKEDEQNSNAGGDDAPIVRFVNKILLDAIKSGASDVHFEPYEKRYRVRYRTDGILLEVSSPPVNLAGKIAARLKVMSQMDISERRLPQDGRIKMKLSKTKAIDFRVNTLPTLWGEKIVLRILDPSSAKLGIDALGYEPEQKDLYLSALAKPQGMILVTGPTGSGKTVSLYTGLNILNVEGTNISTAEDPVEINLEGINQVNVNARVGLDFAAALRSFLRQDPDVVMVGEIRDLETAQIAIKAAQTGHLVLSTLHTNSAAETLTRLANMGVPSFNIATSVSLIIAQRLARRLCVHCKVPAEIPEHTLKEVGFTDELLADAEIFKPVGCEHCNHGYKGRVGIYEVVRVTDSISRIIMEGGNSIEISDAARKEGFADLRTSALKKVAQGVTSLEEANRVTTD
- a CDS encoding pilin; the encoded protein is MKLQKGFTLIELMIVIAIIGILASVAIPQYKTYTTRAKTSPELVGGVRPLQLALAEYAASELALPTAATQLVQWQTGEVNNCLGLVKDVTYAYTSATAGVITATTYTTAEKPATECTGAGPADNVELSNKTLIVNVTANANGAVFFAVDAASTVPAKYIPKIGG